In the Planctomycetia bacterium genome, one interval contains:
- the pckA gene encoding phosphoenolpyruvate carboxykinase (ATP) — translation MSLDLTPYGIYVTQVLRNASPAALYEEGVRHDDDQMTALGALATHSGSKTGRSPKDKRIVEEEASVQDIWWGDVNIKLNEHSFLTNRQRAIDYMNTRQRLYVVDGYAGWDPKYRLKIRVICARPYHALFMHNMLIRPKRKELAEFNEPDYVIYNAGEFPANVFTKDMTSKTSVELSFELREIVILGTEYAGEMKKGVFTVMNYLMPKRGVLSMHCSANEGPDGDVSLFFGLSGTGKTTLSADTRRRLIGDDEHCWTDEGVFNIEGGCYAKCIHLSSDKEPQIFQAIRFGTVLENTVVDPNTREVDFSSASITENTRASYPIEYISNAKIPCVGGHPKNIILLTCDAFGVLPPVSKLTPEQAMYHYLSGYTAKVAGTEVGVKEPEATFSACFGAAFLVWHPTKYAELLAEQMRKNDTHAWLVNTGWSGGAYGVGSRIKLAYTRAIIDAIHSGELAQSPTVEDPYFGLSVPLSCPGVPASVLQPASVWSDRDGYDATGRKLARLFVENFSKYAGQTAVGIQTGGPRVETVTA, via the coding sequence ATGTCCCTCGACCTCACTCCCTACGGCATTTACGTCACCCAGGTCCTCCGCAACGCCTCGCCGGCGGCCCTCTACGAGGAAGGCGTGCGCCACGACGACGATCAGATGACGGCGCTCGGCGCCTTGGCGACGCACTCCGGCAGCAAGACCGGCCGAAGTCCGAAGGACAAGCGGATCGTCGAGGAAGAGGCCAGCGTGCAGGACATCTGGTGGGGGGACGTGAACATCAAGCTCAACGAGCACTCGTTCCTCACCAATCGCCAACGGGCCATCGACTACATGAACACCCGGCAACGGCTGTACGTGGTCGATGGTTACGCCGGCTGGGATCCGAAATACCGGCTGAAAATTCGCGTGATCTGCGCGCGGCCGTATCACGCGCTGTTCATGCACAACATGCTGATCCGGCCGAAGCGCAAGGAGCTCGCCGAGTTCAATGAGCCGGATTACGTGATCTACAACGCCGGCGAGTTCCCGGCGAACGTGTTCACCAAGGACATGACCTCGAAGACCAGCGTGGAACTGAGCTTCGAGCTGCGCGAGATCGTGATCCTTGGCACCGAATACGCCGGCGAAATGAAGAAGGGCGTGTTCACGGTGATGAACTACCTGATGCCCAAGCGCGGCGTGCTCTCGATGCATTGCTCCGCCAACGAAGGCCCGGACGGCGACGTCTCGCTCTTCTTCGGCCTCTCCGGCACGGGTAAGACGACGCTCTCGGCCGACACGCGCCGCCGGCTGATCGGCGACGACGAACATTGCTGGACCGACGAAGGCGTGTTCAACATCGAAGGGGGTTGCTATGCCAAATGCATTCACCTCTCGTCCGATAAGGAACCGCAGATCTTCCAGGCAATCCGTTTCGGCACGGTGCTGGAAAACACGGTCGTCGATCCCAACACGCGCGAAGTTGATTTCTCCAGCGCCTCGATCACCGAGAACACCCGCGCGTCGTATCCGATCGAGTACATCAGCAACGCCAAGATTCCCTGCGTCGGCGGGCATCCCAAGAACATCATCCTGCTCACCTGCGACGCCTTCGGCGTGCTGCCGCCGGTGAGTAAGCTCACGCCCGAGCAGGCGATGTACCACTACCTAAGCGGGTACACAGCGAAGGTCGCCGGCACCGAGGTCGGCGTGAAGGAACCCGAAGCGACGTTCTCCGCTTGCTTTGGCGCGGCCTTTCTGGTTTGGCATCCGACAAAGTACGCCGAGTTGCTGGCCGAGCAGATGCGTAAAAACGACACCCACGCCTGGCTCGTCAACACCGGCTGGAGCGGCGGCGCCTATGGCGTCGGCTCGCGCATCAAACTGGCGTACACGCGGGCTATCATCGACGCGATCCATTCCGGCGAGTTGGCCCAGTCGCCAACGGTCGAAGACCCCTATTTCGGACTTTCAGTCCCGCTTTCCTGTCCCGGCGTGCCGGCCTCGGTACTGCAACCGGCGAGCGTTTGGAGCGACCGCGACGGCTACGACGCCACGGGCCGCAAGCTGGCCCGGCTGTTCGTCGAGAATTTTTCCAAGTACGCTGGACAGACAGCCGTTGGAATTCAAACCGGCGGCCCAAGAGTCGAAACAGTGACCGCGTAG
- a CDS encoding carbon-nitrogen hydrolase family protein has product MKIAGVQLDIAIGQPRRNVDRMIEKLRETAIAGAKLTVFPECAVPGYCFGSLEEARDFAEPILGETTERMVQACKETGGYCVFGMLEADGPRVFNAAVLVGPQGMIGAYRKVHLPYLGVDMYTTPGDRPFAVHEAGDVRIGMNICYDAAFPEAARTLAILGADLIVLPTNWPPGAECTACSVISARALENGVYYIAVNRVGEERGFRFIGRSSICDTNGETLAVSTTTDEEILYAEIDPARARRKHIIRVPGKHEIDRLADRRPEMYGELVKPHNLKRPGRD; this is encoded by the coding sequence ATGAAAATCGCCGGAGTTCAGCTCGATATCGCCATTGGTCAGCCGCGGCGAAATGTCGATCGGATGATTGAAAAACTTCGCGAAACCGCGATCGCCGGGGCGAAGTTGACCGTGTTTCCCGAGTGCGCCGTGCCGGGCTACTGCTTCGGCAGCTTGGAGGAAGCGCGCGATTTCGCCGAACCGATCCTGGGCGAGACCACCGAACGCATGGTGCAGGCCTGCAAGGAGACCGGCGGCTATTGCGTCTTCGGGATGTTGGAAGCCGACGGCCCGCGCGTCTTCAACGCGGCCGTGCTGGTCGGGCCGCAGGGGATGATCGGCGCGTATCGCAAGGTGCATCTCCCATACCTGGGCGTCGACATGTACACCACGCCGGGCGATCGTCCCTTCGCGGTGCATGAGGCCGGGGATGTGCGGATCGGGATGAATATCTGCTATGACGCCGCCTTTCCGGAGGCGGCGCGGACCTTGGCGATTCTCGGCGCCGATTTGATCGTGCTCCCCACGAATTGGCCGCCCGGCGCGGAATGCACCGCCTGCAGCGTGATCAGCGCCCGGGCGTTGGAAAACGGGGTCTACTACATCGCGGTGAATCGCGTCGGCGAGGAACGTGGCTTCCGCTTCATCGGCCGCAGCAGCATCTGCGACACGAACGGCGAAACGCTGGCGGTCTCCACGACGACCGACGAAGAGATTCTCTATGCGGAAATCGACCCAGCCCGCGCGCGGCGCAAGCACATCATCCGCGTCCCCGGCAAACACGAAATCGATCGCCTCGCTGATCGTCGCCCGGAGATGTACGGCGAACTGGTGAAGCCGCACAATCTGAAGCGCCCTGGGCGTGATTGA
- a CDS encoding peptidylprolyl isomerase, which produces MAKAAARHILVDNEALCSDLKTQIEAGTDFADLAKKHSKCPSGKEGGSLGEFRPGQMVREFDEVCFKKEVGVVHGPVKTQFGYHLVEVTSRTD; this is translated from the coding sequence ATGGCCAAAGCCGCCGCCCGCCACATCCTGGTCGACAACGAAGCCCTCTGCAGCGACCTGAAAACACAGATCGAAGCCGGCACCGATTTCGCCGACCTGGCGAAGAAGCACTCTAAGTGCCCGTCGGGCAAGGAAGGTGGTTCGCTCGGCGAATTCCGCCCCGGCCAAATGGTCCGCGAATTCGACGAAGTCTGCTTCAAAAAAGAAGTCGGCGTCGTCCACGGCCCGGTGAAGACGCAATTCGGCTACCACCTGGTGGAAGTAACCAGCCGAACGGACTGA
- the tkt gene encoding transketolase has product MATTADVETLVINTIRTLSMDAVQAANSGHPGTPMALAPVAFAVWTEALRYNPDDPTWPNRDRFVLSCGHASMLLYSVLHLAGVKQLGPDGRATGELAVPLEHIKQFRQLHSRCPGHPESYETSGVETTTGPLGQGCGNSVGMALASRWLAARYNKPGFKLFDYNVYVLCSDGDLMEGVASEAASLAGHLQLSNLCWIYDDNKITIEGETHLAFSEDVGKRFEGYGWEVRRVSDANDLETLAAGLDAFRESDRPMLIIVRSHIGYGAPNKQDTHGAHGAPLGDEEIKLTKQAYGWPADEKFLVPEEATSYFRSQVGDRGRAAQADWQATFKKYRAEHAELAAEIDAMQKRELPAGWDKDLKPFPADAKGLATRVSGGKVLNALAKNVPWMVGGSADLAPSTMTLLDGQESLSAETPGGRNMHFGIREHGMGAALNGMAVSGLRPFGATFFVFSDYVRPSVRLSAIMGLPVLYIFTHDSLGVGEDGPTHQPIEHMAALRAIPHLITMRPGDANEVVEAYRTAVQFKDRPTAFALTRQNLPTFDRTKYGPAAGVARGGYVLADADGGKPEILLLATGSEVALAVDAYEKLKAEGIKARVVSLPSFELFELQDAAYRESVLPKQVTARVAIEMGIVQGWEKYLGERGRFIGMSGYGASAPGGVLAKHFGFTVDNVLKVAKETLKS; this is encoded by the coding sequence ATGGCCACGACCGCGGACGTCGAGACCCTGGTAATCAACACCATTCGCACCCTCTCGATGGACGCCGTCCAGGCCGCCAATAGCGGCCACCCGGGCACGCCGATGGCCCTTGCGCCGGTGGCCTTCGCGGTTTGGACCGAGGCGTTGCGCTACAATCCGGACGATCCCACTTGGCCCAACCGCGATCGCTTTGTGCTGTCCTGCGGCCATGCATCGATGTTGCTTTATTCCGTGCTGCACCTGGCCGGCGTCAAGCAGTTGGGGCCGGATGGGCGCGCTACGGGCGAGTTGGCTGTGCCGCTGGAGCACATCAAGCAGTTCCGGCAATTGCACAGCCGTTGCCCGGGACATCCGGAGTCGTACGAAACGAGCGGCGTCGAAACCACGACTGGGCCGCTCGGCCAAGGTTGCGGAAACAGCGTTGGCATGGCGCTCGCGAGTCGCTGGCTGGCCGCGCGGTACAACAAGCCGGGCTTCAAGCTGTTCGACTACAACGTCTATGTCCTTTGCAGCGACGGCGATTTGATGGAAGGAGTCGCCAGCGAAGCGGCTTCACTTGCCGGACACTTGCAGCTCAGCAATCTGTGCTGGATCTACGACGACAACAAGATCACGATCGAAGGCGAAACTCACCTGGCGTTCAGCGAGGATGTGGGCAAGCGCTTCGAGGGTTACGGTTGGGAAGTTCGCCGTGTGAGCGACGCGAATGACTTGGAAACGCTCGCCGCGGGGCTGGACGCGTTCCGCGAGAGCGATCGCCCGATGTTGATTATTGTCCGCAGCCACATCGGCTACGGCGCGCCGAACAAGCAAGACACGCACGGCGCACACGGCGCCCCGCTCGGCGATGAAGAGATCAAGCTCACAAAGCAGGCCTACGGCTGGCCCGCTGACGAGAAGTTCCTGGTGCCCGAAGAGGCGACGAGCTATTTCCGTTCGCAGGTTGGCGATCGCGGCCGCGCCGCGCAGGCGGATTGGCAAGCCACGTTCAAGAAGTATCGCGCGGAGCACGCCGAGCTCGCCGCCGAAATCGACGCGATGCAAAAGCGGGAACTGCCGGCGGGCTGGGACAAAGACCTGAAACCTTTCCCGGCCGACGCTAAGGGACTCGCCACGCGCGTTTCCGGCGGCAAGGTGTTGAACGCCTTGGCCAAGAATGTTCCCTGGATGGTCGGCGGTTCGGCGGATCTGGCGCCGTCGACGATGACACTGCTGGATGGTCAGGAATCGTTGTCGGCCGAAACGCCGGGCGGGCGCAACATGCACTTCGGCATCCGCGAACACGGCATGGGCGCCGCACTCAACGGGATGGCGGTCTCCGGACTGCGTCCCTTTGGCGCGACCTTCTTTGTGTTCAGTGACTACGTCCGCCCCTCGGTGCGGCTGAGCGCTATCATGGGGTTGCCGGTGCTATACATCTTCACGCACGATTCGCTCGGCGTCGGAGAAGACGGCCCGACGCATCAGCCGATCGAACACATGGCGGCGTTGAGGGCCATTCCGCATCTGATCACAATGCGGCCCGGCGATGCCAATGAAGTGGTCGAAGCGTATCGCACCGCGGTGCAATTCAAGGATCGCCCGACGGCCTTCGCGCTGACGCGGCAGAACCTGCCGACATTCGACCGCACGAAGTACGGGCCAGCCGCTGGCGTGGCGCGCGGAGGTTACGTGCTCGCGGACGCCGATGGCGGGAAGCCGGAGATTTTGCTGTTGGCGACCGGTAGCGAAGTAGCTCTTGCGGTCGACGCCTATGAAAAACTCAAGGCCGAAGGGATCAAAGCCCGCGTCGTCAGCCTGCCGTCGTTCGAGTTGTTTGAACTGCAAGACGCGGCGTATCGCGAGAGCGTCCTGCCGAAGCAAGTCACCGCCCGCGTGGCGATCGAGATGGGCATCGTGCAAGGCTGGGAGAAGTATCTCGGCGAGCGCGGCCGCTTCATCGGCATGAGCGGCTACGGCGCCTCGGCCCCCGGCGGCGTGCTGGCGAAGCACTTCGGCTTCACCGTGGACAACGTCCTCAAGGTGGCGAAGGAAACGCTCAAGTCGTAG
- the uvrB gene encoding excinuclease ABC subunit UvrB gives MEFQLESPFPPAGDQPQAIEKLTAALRAGQRQQVLMGVTGSGKTFTMANVIQNLGRPALVLSHNKTLAAQLYSEFKEFFPHNAVHYFVSYYDYYQPEAYIPQRDIYIEKDASVNTEIDRLRLAATSALVSRRDVIVVASVSCIYGLGSPEDYRAMVVSLKRGGTIDRDQLLHKLIDVQYDRNDIEFARGKFRVRGDCVELWPAYEEYALRIEFWGDEIEQLAIINPTSGEVIEPQEELFIYPAKHFVMPEERINGAVHAIKEELEVRLEQLRSTGKLLEAQRLNARTRFDIEMMQEVGYCPGIENYSRPLSGRPAGSSPDTLFDYFPKDFLLIVDESHITVPQVRGMFAGDHNRKTTLVEHGFRLPSALDNRPLKFDEFEARTHQVTFVSATPGPYELDKAGGEVVEQVIRPTGLLDPVIEVQPARGQVAHLLEEIKLRASVSERVLVTALTKRLAEDLSFYLSEHGVRCKWLHSELDAFERVELLRDLRLGHFDALVGVNLLREGLDLPEVSMVAILDADKEGFLRSETSLIQTIGRAARNVNAKVILYADKVTESMRRAIDETERRRALQEAYNQEHGITPETIKKSVRTGIESEAAAHAKANAAVGRTNEAEYITEEYINELETEMLAAADALEFERAAGIRDRIETLRASVGKRTDELAPKIGKGRFGGKKRRGQNNGPTGRVPRPKRG, from the coding sequence TTGGAATTCCAACTCGAAAGCCCGTTTCCGCCGGCGGGAGATCAGCCGCAGGCGATCGAAAAGCTCACCGCCGCGCTGCGCGCGGGGCAGAGGCAACAGGTGTTGATGGGCGTGACCGGTTCCGGGAAGACGTTCACGATGGCGAACGTCATCCAGAACCTCGGGCGACCGGCCCTCGTCTTGTCGCACAATAAGACGCTCGCCGCGCAGCTTTACAGCGAATTCAAGGAGTTCTTCCCGCACAACGCCGTGCATTATTTCGTCAGCTACTACGATTACTACCAGCCGGAAGCCTACATCCCGCAGCGAGATATCTACATCGAAAAAGACGCCTCGGTGAATACCGAGATCGATCGACTGCGACTGGCCGCCACCAGCGCGCTGGTCAGCCGGCGCGACGTGATCGTCGTGGCCAGCGTGTCCTGCATCTACGGCTTGGGATCGCCGGAAGACTACCGCGCGATGGTTGTGAGCCTGAAGCGCGGCGGCACGATCGACCGTGACCAACTGTTGCACAAACTGATCGACGTGCAATACGACCGGAACGACATCGAGTTCGCGCGCGGCAAATTCCGTGTTCGCGGCGACTGCGTCGAACTCTGGCCCGCCTACGAAGAATACGCGCTGCGGATTGAGTTCTGGGGAGACGAAATCGAACAACTGGCGATCATCAATCCCACGAGCGGCGAAGTGATCGAGCCGCAGGAAGAACTGTTCATCTACCCTGCCAAGCACTTCGTGATGCCGGAGGAACGGATCAACGGCGCGGTGCATGCCATCAAAGAAGAGTTGGAGGTACGCCTCGAACAATTGCGCAGCACCGGCAAGCTGCTCGAAGCGCAGCGGCTCAACGCCCGCACGCGGTTCGACATCGAGATGATGCAGGAAGTGGGTTATTGCCCCGGCATCGAGAACTACAGTCGCCCGTTGAGCGGCCGCCCGGCTGGTTCCAGTCCCGACACACTGTTCGACTATTTCCCCAAGGATTTCCTGCTGATCGTGGACGAATCGCACATTACGGTGCCGCAGGTGCGCGGGATGTTCGCCGGCGACCACAACCGCAAGACGACGCTTGTCGAACACGGTTTCCGCTTGCCGAGCGCGCTCGACAACCGGCCGCTCAAATTTGATGAATTCGAAGCCCGCACGCATCAGGTGACGTTTGTCTCCGCCACGCCGGGCCCGTATGAGCTGGACAAAGCCGGCGGCGAAGTCGTCGAGCAAGTCATTCGGCCGACGGGTCTGCTAGACCCCGTGATTGAAGTCCAGCCGGCGCGCGGCCAGGTGGCACATTTGCTGGAAGAGATCAAACTGCGAGCCAGCGTCAGCGAACGCGTGTTGGTGACAGCGCTCACGAAGCGCCTGGCCGAAGACCTGTCGTTCTACTTGTCCGAGCATGGCGTGCGCTGCAAATGGTTGCACAGCGAGCTGGACGCCTTCGAGCGCGTCGAGTTGCTTCGCGATCTGCGGCTGGGGCACTTCGACGCCCTGGTCGGCGTGAACCTGCTGCGCGAAGGGCTCGACCTGCCCGAGGTCTCGATGGTAGCCATTCTCGACGCCGACAAGGAAGGCTTCCTGCGCAGCGAAACGTCGTTGATCCAAACCATCGGCCGCGCCGCGCGCAATGTGAACGCCAAGGTGATTCTCTACGCCGACAAGGTCACCGAATCGATGCGCCGCGCGATTGACGAGACCGAACGCCGCCGCGCGCTGCAGGAAGCGTACAACCAGGAGCACGGCATTACGCCGGAAACGATCAAGAAGAGCGTCCGCACCGGCATCGAATCCGAAGCAGCCGCGCACGCCAAGGCCAACGCCGCCGTGGGCCGGACGAACGAAGCCGAGTATATCACCGAGGAATATATCAACGAGTTGGAAACGGAGATGCTCGCCGCGGCCGACGCGCTGGAGTTCGAGCGCGCCGCCGGCATCCGCGATCGCATCGAGACGTTGCGCGCTTCCGTCGGTAAACGGACCGACGAACTCGCGCCCAAAATCGGCAAAGGCCGCTTCGGCGGCAAAAAACGCCGCGGCCAAAACAACGGCCCGACCGGCCGAGTACCGCGGCCGAAGCGCGGGTAA